One segment of Paenibacillus rhizovicinus DNA contains the following:
- a CDS encoding glycosyltransferase, whose translation MQFTGERFMPNATNKQLEVEHRQRYLSVEPLVLDKIVLDAACGEGYGARILAQRATHVYGIDISIEAITNAELTYSASNLEFRQGSVEELEGIGGQSIDVVVSFETIEHIDETAQHKFLHEIKRVLKDDGLLVISTPDKHWYTDVPAHHNPFHVREFYKHEFFVFLKKYFSHVKFFYQKNEIVSVIGSGEGAANYRSLDVDSSVLNEGMYIVAVCSARSVEGVKLHSLMTNQEVQYHKLVSRVLSLQDEVEERNIHLGKLDQEIEEGRQLIQQSIQERAQMEGVIQSHQNTIQQQEELIQSKEETIQDYQDKLQQQEDLIQSKEETIQHYRVATQQQEELIQNKEEAIQSYQLTIQQQEELIQSKEEAIRSKDESIHGATQQTDEQLILRQTQINNLNGHIELLLQQERRLNNIFESNGWRTLTSYYKMRDALLPMNSKRRLFLRLLSQPRKVIRNLNKSNIKKFVHHLRTERTGLLENRVENYLERQSPAPVQPIEVFRQDVNISPLIFPTSTKPIVSIIIPVYNQWHYTYACLASILRHTDGIEYEVIVADDMSTDDTVNIGAVVQNIKVVRDGTNRGFLLNCNNAAEYATGRYIFFLNNDTNVQANWLSTLIDLIGRDESIGMVGSKLVYPDGRLQEAGGIIWNDASGWNFGRLDDPELPQFNYVKEVDYISGAAIMIRAELWRRIGGFDERYVPAYFEDSDLAFEVRKHGYKVMYQPQSVVVHFEGISHGTDVGSGIKSYQVENKKKFVDKWKVELQQQLENAQHVFHARDRSKGRKTMLFIDHYVPNMDKDAGSRTVFQYLQLFCNMDFNIVFLGDNFYRQEPYTSMLQQMGIEVLYGNWHARNIDQWLEWNGSYIDVTYLNRPHISIKYIDKVRKYTKSKVIYYGHDLHFLREMREYELTGNSALLRSAEEWKTLESELFNKSDISYYPSQVEIDEIKQLFPKVRARAIPAYIYDSTKKMDKVDFGLKKDLLFVGGFGHKPNVDAVLWFTKEVLPTIVEENPEIKLHVVGSNPPDEIKQLQSPSISIAGYVTDEQLAEYYRRCRIVIVPLRYGAGVKGKVVEAMFNGCPIVTTPTGSEGLKEVEGCLIEVNGSVEFAKRVIEAYDNFGLLERLSSKSIQYVQQYFTKASVMEAIQEDLSVDRQEVTS comes from the coding sequence ATGCAATTTACCGGCGAGCGGTTCATGCCGAATGCAACGAATAAACAATTAGAGGTTGAACATAGGCAACGTTATCTGTCCGTAGAGCCGCTCGTGCTTGATAAGATCGTGCTGGATGCTGCATGTGGTGAGGGCTACGGAGCGCGGATCCTGGCGCAGCGCGCAACCCATGTATACGGAATCGACATTAGTATTGAAGCGATTACAAACGCTGAACTGACCTATTCGGCAAGTAACTTGGAATTCAGGCAGGGCTCGGTGGAAGAACTGGAAGGAATAGGCGGACAATCGATTGATGTCGTAGTATCGTTCGAAACAATCGAGCATATTGATGAAACAGCACAGCATAAGTTTCTACACGAAATTAAGCGAGTGCTTAAGGATGATGGTCTGCTGGTAATTTCCACACCAGATAAGCACTGGTATACGGATGTTCCTGCACATCACAACCCATTTCATGTTAGAGAGTTCTACAAACATGAATTTTTTGTGTTTCTCAAAAAGTATTTTAGTCATGTGAAGTTTTTTTATCAAAAAAATGAGATTGTATCTGTCATTGGATCAGGAGAAGGTGCTGCCAACTATCGCTCATTAGATGTCGATAGTTCTGTTCTGAATGAAGGCATGTATATTGTTGCTGTCTGCTCGGCTCGATCTGTAGAGGGCGTTAAGCTTCATTCGCTCATGACCAATCAAGAGGTGCAGTATCACAAGCTCGTAAGCAGAGTGTTGTCTCTTCAAGATGAGGTTGAAGAAAGAAATATTCATCTTGGAAAATTGGATCAAGAGATAGAAGAAGGTCGACAGCTGATTCAACAGAGTATTCAGGAACGGGCTCAAATGGAAGGTGTTATTCAGAGTCATCAGAACACGATTCAGCAGCAGGAAGAGCTTATACAGAGTAAAGAAGAAACGATTCAGGACTATCAAGATAAGCTTCAGCAGCAGGAAGACCTTATACAGAGTAAAGAAGAAACGATACAACACTATCGAGTTGCGACTCAACAGCAGGAAGAACTTATACAGAATAAAGAAGAAGCGATTCAGAGTTATCAGCTCACGATTCAGCAACAAGAAGAACTTATACAGAGTAAAGAAGAAGCGATTCGGAGCAAAGATGAATCCATTCATGGGGCAACTCAACAGACAGATGAGCAACTCATTCTGAGGCAAACGCAAATTAATAATTTGAACGGACATATTGAGCTTCTCTTGCAGCAGGAACGTAGATTAAACAATATTTTTGAATCTAACGGTTGGAGAACATTGACGAGTTACTACAAGATGCGTGATGCTCTGTTGCCGATGAATAGCAAGCGTAGACTGTTCCTGAGATTATTGAGTCAACCCCGAAAGGTTATACGCAATCTAAATAAATCGAACATAAAAAAGTTCGTGCATCATCTGCGTACGGAAAGAACGGGACTGTTAGAGAATCGAGTAGAGAATTACTTGGAGAGACAGTCACCGGCACCTGTTCAACCAATCGAAGTGTTCCGGCAGGACGTGAACATTTCACCGCTTATTTTCCCTACGAGCACAAAGCCAATTGTCTCAATTATTATTCCTGTATATAACCAGTGGCATTATACGTATGCTTGTCTTGCTTCTATTCTGCGACACACTGACGGAATCGAGTATGAGGTTATTGTTGCGGATGATATGTCGACCGACGATACGGTTAATATTGGCGCAGTGGTTCAGAACATCAAAGTTGTTCGCGACGGTACGAATCGTGGGTTTCTGTTGAATTGCAATAATGCAGCGGAATATGCAACCGGCAGGTACATTTTCTTCCTGAATAACGACACTAATGTCCAGGCAAACTGGTTAAGCACATTGATCGATCTAATCGGTCGAGACGAGTCAATTGGAATGGTAGGCTCTAAGCTGGTTTATCCAGATGGCCGATTGCAGGAAGCGGGCGGCATCATCTGGAATGATGCTTCAGGTTGGAATTTTGGACGTCTCGATGATCCGGAGTTGCCGCAATTTAACTACGTGAAAGAGGTTGATTATATCTCTGGTGCGGCTATCATGATTCGTGCGGAGTTGTGGCGGCGAATCGGGGGCTTCGACGAGCGATATGTTCCGGCTTACTTTGAAGATTCGGACCTTGCTTTTGAGGTGCGTAAACATGGATACAAAGTAATGTATCAACCTCAGTCGGTTGTCGTGCACTTTGAAGGTATCTCGCATGGTACGGATGTAGGCAGCGGGATTAAGAGCTATCAGGTCGAGAATAAGAAGAAGTTTGTGGATAAATGGAAGGTCGAGCTTCAGCAACAATTAGAGAACGCCCAACATGTTTTCCACGCTAGAGATCGTAGTAAAGGGCGCAAGACGATGCTCTTCATCGATCATTATGTACCTAATATGGACAAAGATGCAGGAAGTCGAACTGTATTCCAGTACCTTCAACTATTTTGTAACATGGACTTCAACATCGTATTCCTCGGCGATAATTTCTATCGCCAAGAGCCATACACCTCAATGCTTCAACAGATGGGGATCGAAGTGCTATATGGAAATTGGCATGCGAGAAATATAGACCAATGGTTGGAATGGAATGGTTCGTACATCGATGTGACATATCTTAATAGACCACATATTTCAATTAAATATATAGACAAGGTCAGAAAGTATACAAAATCGAAGGTAATTTACTATGGCCATGATTTGCACTTTTTGCGTGAGATGAGAGAGTATGAATTGACAGGGAATTCTGCATTGCTGCGTTCTGCGGAAGAGTGGAAGACACTCGAATCTGAGTTATTTAATAAGTCGGACATCTCGTATTATCCTTCACAGGTTGAAATCGATGAAATTAAGCAACTTTTCCCGAAAGTAAGAGCAAGGGCGATTCCTGCGTATATCTATGACTCTACGAAAAAAATGGATAAAGTTGATTTTGGCCTGAAGAAAGATTTGCTATTCGTTGGCGGGTTTGGTCATAAGCCTAATGTGGATGCAGTCCTTTGGTTCACAAAAGAAGTTCTGCCAACAATAGTAGAAGAGAACCCTGAGATTAAGCTGCATGTCGTTGGATCTAATCCGCCAGATGAAATTAAACAATTGCAGTCTCCTTCAATTTCTATCGCCGGCTACGTTACAGACGAACAATTAGCGGAGTATTACAGGCGTTGCCGTATCGTTATCGTACCATTACGTTATGGTGCAGGGGTAAAGGGGAAAGTGGTTGAAGCGATGTTCAACGGTTGTCCAATTGTGACGACTCCTACAGGTTCAGAGGGATTAAAGGAAGTTGAAGGATGCTTAATTGAAGTCAATGGTTCGGTTGAATTCGCTAAGCGCGTGATTGAAGCTTATGATAACTTCGGTCTGCTTGAGCGTTTGTCGAGCAAATCTATTCAATACGTGCAGCAATATTTTACGAAAGCCAGTGTTATGGAGGCTATTCAAGAAGATTTATCAGTAGATCGCCAGGAGGTAACTTCATGA
- a CDS encoding ABC transporter ATP-binding protein → MSTQPSISLDHISKIYKLYDKPTDRLKEAILPFGRKFHKDFHAIRDVSFSIAPNETVGIIGKNGSGKSTLLKMITGVLTPTSGNMKVNGSISALLELGAGFNAEYTGLENIYLNGTISGFSRAQMDEKLDNILSFADIGDFIHQPVKIYSSGMFVRLAFAVAINVEPDILIVDEALSVGDMRFQQKCFRKIEEMKQSKTVLFVSHDMATITNYCDRAIWINEGELLEDGLPSELAKRYQAFMMGSRITKSSIAATTNKEATPAIAQDDIDAIPANLDVLGDNKARITGITMLDAVTNEKTALFYPAQAVRVIIKVAANEQIENPIIGLSIKDRLGNIVAECNSETSYSEVAELDVEQTASYSFSFDLPHLNKGTYTISPAIASGTLEEHTQHSWVHDAFVFQVLSNRKNALQGLLVLDHVEFNQIQ, encoded by the coding sequence ATGAGTACCCAGCCATCGATTTCGTTAGATCATATATCGAAAATATATAAGTTGTATGACAAGCCAACGGATCGTCTGAAAGAAGCGATTCTCCCCTTTGGACGAAAGTTTCATAAGGATTTTCATGCTATTCGAGACGTGAGCTTCTCGATTGCGCCAAATGAGACTGTAGGAATAATCGGTAAGAATGGTTCTGGCAAATCAACGTTACTAAAGATGATTACGGGAGTATTGACACCAACAAGCGGTAATATGAAAGTGAATGGTTCGATATCTGCCTTGCTTGAGCTAGGAGCAGGATTTAATGCAGAATACACGGGCTTGGAAAATATATATCTGAACGGCACAATTAGTGGTTTCTCGAGAGCACAGATGGATGAGAAGCTGGACAACATATTGTCATTCGCTGACATTGGGGACTTCATTCATCAGCCTGTGAAGATTTATTCGAGCGGAATGTTCGTGCGGCTAGCGTTCGCTGTTGCGATTAACGTAGAGCCCGATATTCTCATTGTGGATGAGGCGTTAAGTGTAGGTGACATGCGATTTCAACAGAAGTGCTTCCGTAAGATCGAAGAAATGAAACAGAGCAAGACGGTGTTATTCGTTTCGCATGATATGGCAACGATTACTAATTATTGCGATAGAGCAATCTGGATTAACGAAGGTGAGCTACTGGAAGACGGACTTCCTTCGGAGTTGGCCAAGCGATATCAAGCTTTCATGATGGGCTCTCGGATTACAAAATCGTCAATCGCAGCAACTACTAACAAGGAAGCTACGCCGGCTATTGCTCAGGATGACATTGATGCTATTCCCGCGAATCTTGATGTGCTTGGAGATAACAAGGCTCGTATTACGGGGATAACGATGTTGGACGCGGTGACGAATGAAAAAACGGCATTGTTCTATCCAGCTCAGGCTGTGAGGGTCATCATCAAAGTTGCTGCGAATGAGCAGATCGAGAATCCTATTATTGGCCTTAGCATTAAGGATCGACTGGGTAATATTGTTGCTGAATGCAATAGCGAGACTAGCTATTCAGAGGTTGCGGAGCTAGATGTGGAGCAAACGGCAAGCTATAGCTTTTCTTTTGATCTCCCGCATCTCAATAAAGGAACTTACACAATTTCTCCTGCGATTGCTTCCGGTACATTGGAGGAACATACGCAGCACAGTTGGGTACATGATGCTTTTGTTTTTCAAGTGTTATCGAACCGAAAGAATGCTCTACAAGGACTGCTCGTACTTGATCACGTAGAGTTCAATCAAATTCAATGA
- a CDS encoding ABC transporter permease, with amino-acid sequence MVTGFIKDFLTNQRFIMELAKKDFKTRYLGSFLGVVWGFIQPTIQVLIFWFVFQVGFKNMPVDNFPFILWLASAMIPWFFISDSIAYGTNAIIENSYLVKKVVFRVSVLPIVKIYSALFVHIFFILFLILMFLIYGYNPTLYYLQILYYLPCILLFTLGVTWITSSLNIFLKDIGQLVGMFIQFGFWLVPIFYSLDTVPDKFHFIMKLNPAYYLVEGYRDTFIYHVWFWEHPMLTLNFWLSTFVLLGVGTIVFKKLRPHFADVL; translated from the coding sequence ATGGTAACCGGATTTATTAAGGATTTTTTGACTAACCAGCGTTTCATTATGGAGCTTGCAAAGAAAGATTTCAAGACGAGATATCTTGGATCATTTCTTGGTGTTGTTTGGGGTTTCATACAACCGACGATTCAAGTGTTGATTTTCTGGTTTGTGTTTCAGGTAGGCTTTAAGAATATGCCAGTAGATAACTTCCCCTTTATTCTGTGGCTTGCGTCTGCAATGATTCCGTGGTTTTTCATATCAGATAGTATAGCATATGGAACAAATGCGATTATTGAAAACAGTTATCTTGTAAAGAAAGTCGTGTTTCGGGTCAGTGTGCTCCCGATTGTCAAGATATACTCAGCGTTGTTTGTACATATCTTTTTTATATTGTTTTTAATTTTGATGTTTCTTATTTATGGGTATAATCCGACATTGTACTATCTGCAGATATTGTATTATCTCCCATGTATTTTATTGTTTACTCTCGGTGTCACTTGGATCACTTCTTCGTTAAACATTTTTCTTAAAGATATTGGACAGTTGGTAGGTATGTTCATCCAATTTGGTTTTTGGTTAGTTCCGATTTTTTACTCTCTAGACACTGTCCCAGACAAATTTCATTTCATTATGAAATTGAACCCCGCTTATTACTTAGTCGAGGGCTACCGCGATACGTTCATATATCATGTATGGTTCTGGGAACATCCAATGCTTACTCTTAATTTCTGGTTGTCTACATTTGTTCTGTTAGGAGTGGGTACGATTGTATTCAAGAAATTGCGTCCGCACTTCGCAGATGTATTATAA
- a CDS encoding O-antigen ligase family protein — translation MKTKDLSNSKKKIVSDISLLEWFILAAVVLFLFIFPFQIALFNGFSFSFEAPLLESFVYAFVLLLVIGIRLLKTWEITDYRTLLSVLVFLLPIMYFIPYWNAVSVHSAKIMLLLEFMLAVFFLVGMYFAEKNLHGKIIELTLQLSGYMIVIYGLMNLFGQATSPQALWLSSTGYRLTSVFQYPNSYAALLTALFLAGVFSAVNATKWYWRALHLFMLVPIWISFMLTYSRAALVFIPILVLIILLFLRPGKQLRYLIYMLIAIVSSFAILGKITMVSNSISSILQPASGHNNTLSFWNHLPFEGWGLLIGVSVLLTAVSTLIHSKLSDWLDDKTTKLNNTKWSHVAIPALFVIIGALAAALVLSSSSVRSLLPDNIASRLDSINLEQNSVLERETFYKDAIKAAADYPLFGAGGGAWSVIYEKYQNNPYTSRQAHSFFLQTLVETGWLGLIVLIAFLAAVYALFIRAYIKNPSQRSNQFVFFIVSLSILVHSSLDFDMSYGYLAVIVFLCLGAMLAPAQGELKILVFERYKHMKWRFLYPVSISMLAIILIIWSYREYSANLNYQHAVDLATNENKPLSELLPYIDRAIKIAPDDPDYTLRKMDWMQQAFDSTHDASYRQEYNRLLNQLQPFEPYNRSLMLYTYRYLKDEGQYDKVLQKLDESVKDFPWDMNFYEAAIMEYYLAGQRVLTTDSQQSNNEWNRSLGLYNEVVHRMELLKSLPAEQLQGREFDVSQLMRQAIGQIYFYNKNYQEAINLLKIDITGDMNDPGIRINTRYYLASLNAIGQSDDELFKKLVSADPNEANLLNDINKKIQ, via the coding sequence TTGAAAACGAAAGATTTGTCGAATTCAAAAAAAAAGATCGTTTCAGATATATCTCTTCTGGAATGGTTCATACTAGCCGCCGTAGTCCTATTCTTATTTATATTCCCGTTCCAAATCGCTCTCTTCAATGGTTTCTCATTTAGTTTTGAAGCTCCACTTCTCGAATCGTTTGTATATGCTTTCGTGCTCCTGCTTGTCATAGGGATCAGATTGTTGAAAACGTGGGAAATTACAGACTATCGGACATTACTTTCTGTACTTGTGTTCCTTCTTCCGATCATGTATTTCATTCCCTATTGGAACGCGGTTTCGGTACATAGTGCCAAGATTATGCTGCTTCTTGAATTTATGTTAGCTGTCTTCTTCTTAGTCGGTATGTATTTCGCAGAGAAAAACCTGCATGGCAAGATCATTGAGCTGACCTTACAACTTTCCGGGTACATGATTGTCATTTATGGATTAATGAATTTGTTCGGACAGGCTACTTCCCCCCAAGCTTTGTGGTTATCCAGTACAGGCTATCGACTCACTTCTGTTTTCCAGTACCCTAACTCATATGCGGCTTTATTAACTGCTCTATTCTTGGCAGGCGTTTTCTCAGCTGTAAATGCAACTAAATGGTACTGGAGAGCTTTGCATCTTTTCATGCTTGTCCCAATATGGATTTCATTCATGCTTACCTACTCCCGGGCAGCTCTCGTCTTTATTCCTATTCTCGTCCTAATCATTCTCCTTTTCCTTCGACCAGGAAAACAATTAAGATACTTAATATACATGCTCATAGCAATCGTTTCATCATTTGCAATCCTGGGTAAAATCACAATGGTATCCAACAGTATTTCCAGCATCCTACAACCTGCATCAGGCCACAATAATACGCTTTCCTTCTGGAACCATCTCCCGTTTGAAGGATGGGGGCTCCTAATTGGCGTATCTGTTCTCCTTACTGCAGTTAGCACTCTTATTCATTCTAAACTGTCGGATTGGCTTGATGACAAAACCACTAAACTTAATAATACGAAATGGTCACATGTTGCCATTCCTGCTCTCTTCGTAATCATTGGAGCGTTGGCTGCCGCACTTGTCCTTTCAAGCAGCAGCGTCAGGAGCTTGCTACCCGACAATATCGCATCCCGGCTTGATAGCATCAACTTGGAACAAAATAGCGTGCTTGAACGTGAAACTTTTTATAAAGATGCTATAAAAGCCGCTGCAGATTACCCTCTATTCGGCGCAGGAGGCGGAGCTTGGTCGGTAATATACGAGAAATATCAAAATAACCCATACACAAGCAGACAGGCGCACAGCTTCTTTTTGCAAACACTCGTTGAAACCGGCTGGCTAGGTCTTATCGTTCTAATCGCTTTTCTTGCAGCAGTCTACGCCCTATTCATACGGGCATACATTAAGAATCCTAGTCAACGAAGCAATCAATTTGTATTTTTCATCGTATCGCTATCTATTCTTGTTCACAGTTCGTTAGATTTCGACATGAGCTACGGCTATCTTGCCGTAATTGTTTTTCTCTGTTTGGGGGCGATGCTCGCTCCGGCGCAAGGGGAGTTGAAAATCCTTGTATTCGAGCGATATAAACATATGAAGTGGCGCTTCCTTTATCCCGTTTCAATTTCAATGCTAGCTATTATATTAATCATCTGGTCCTATCGCGAATATAGCGCAAATCTGAATTATCAGCATGCCGTAGATCTTGCAACTAACGAGAATAAGCCTTTAAGTGAACTGCTTCCATATATCGACCGAGCTATTAAAATAGCTCCGGATGATCCCGACTACACGTTAAGAAAAATGGATTGGATGCAGCAGGCATTTGATTCCACGCATGATGCCTCATATAGGCAGGAATATAATCGATTGCTAAATCAACTGCAACCTTTTGAACCCTATAATCGTTCATTAATGTTGTACACCTATCGTTACTTAAAAGACGAGGGACAATATGACAAAGTATTGCAAAAATTGGACGAGAGCGTTAAAGATTTCCCATGGGATATGAATTTTTACGAAGCGGCAATAATGGAATACTATTTAGCCGGTCAACGAGTGTTAACTACTGATTCTCAACAATCAAATAATGAATGGAACCGATCTTTGGGGCTGTATAATGAAGTGGTTCATCGGATGGAGCTCCTAAAGTCACTTCCAGCCGAACAATTGCAAGGCCGCGAATTCGATGTATCTCAACTGATGAGACAGGCGATTGGTCAAATTTATTTCTATAATAAAAACTATCAAGAAGCGATCAATCTCTTGAAAATCGATATTACCGGCGACATGAATGATCCAGGAATAAGAATAAACACACGCTATTATCTTGCATCATTGAACGCTATTGGACAAAGCGATGATGAATTATTCAAAAAATTAGTTAGTGCGGACCCAAATGAAGCAAATCTCCTGAATGATATAAATAAAAAAATTCAATAG